Within Catenulispora sp. GP43, the genomic segment CGCGCCGGGGTCAGCCCGTTACACCCCGGGTGGCCTCGATGACCGGCTTCAGCTTCTTGTTCAGGGCCTCGTAGAACATCGACAGCGGGAACTCGTCCGGCAGCACCGCGTCCACCAGGCCCTTGGGCGGGCCGTCCAGCGGCAGCGCGGCCGGGCCCTTGGCCCAGACCGAGTTCGGGTGCGGCGCGACATAGCCGGAGACCAGCTGGTAGGCGGCCATCCAGTGCGCGGGCTTGGGCCGGTCGATGCCGTCCCGGTACAGCGTCTCCACCTCGGTGGCCAGCTCGACCACCGCGTCGGCGATCCGGGACCAGTCCACGGCCAGCCGGTTGTCGGTCCAGTGGATCAGGCCGTGCCGGTGCAGGTAGGCGAACAGCAGCTGGCCGCCCAGGCCGTCGTAGTTGCGGACCCGGCCGCCGGTGATCGGGAAGCGGAACAGGCGGTCGAACAGGATCGTGTACTGGACCAGGCGCGCGTGCGAGGCGCCGGCGGTGCCTTCGCGCTCCATGTCCACCGCGGCCCGGAAGGTCGTCAGGTCGCAGCGCAGCTCTTCCAGCGAGTACAGGAAGTACGGCATCCGCTGCTTGATCATGAACGGGTCGAAGGGCAGGTCGCCGTGGCTGTGCGTGCGGTCGTGGATCAGGTCCCAGAGCACGAACACCTCCTGCGTCAGCCGCTGGTCCTCCAGCAACCGCGCGGCGTCCGGCGGCAGCGACATCTTCAGGGTCGAGGCGGCCGCCGAGGTGACCATGCGGAAGCGCGCGGCCTCGCGGTCCTGCATGATGGCGCCCCAGGTGAACACCGGGGTCTCACGGACCGCGACGGTCTCGGGGAACAGCACGGCGCTGTTGGTGTCGTAGCCGGCGGTGAAGGCGTCGGGGGCGACGAACTCGATCGGCACGAACTGCGGGTTCGGGTACTTGTCCCGCTCCAGCTCGGCGATCCAGTCCGGCCACACGGTGCGGATGATCAGCGCCTCGAAGTTGCGGTCCAGGTTGCCGTTCTGCGTGTACATCGGGAACACCACGAGGTGCTCGCGGCCGTCCTCGCGCTGGGCGGCCGGGTGGAAGGCGTTCAGCGAGTCCAGGAAGTCCGGCACCCCGAAGCCGTCCTCGGCCCAGCGGAGCAGATCCTTGCCGAACGCGTCGAGGTAGTCGGCGTCGTGCGGGAAGTCCGGCGCCAGCGACTGCACGGCGGCGCCGATGCGCTCGGCCAGGGCCTCGGCGTTCGCGCGCTCGTTGCCCTCGGCCTCGAAGTCGATCGAGCCGTCCTTGGACTGCAGCGGCCGCAGCTCCTCGATGGCCGCCTTCAGGTCGCCGAAGGCCGCCGAGGAGGCGACCGGGTGCGGCTCGGCGTCCGCGCCGGCGGGCCGGGGCCGGCGCGAGGCCCAGGTGACGGCGTTGATCCAGAGCGCGCGGTGGTCGTAGTCGGCGATCGAGTCGTCGCCGAACATGTCGGAGTCGGCGAACACCGCGACCCGGCCCTTGCCGAAGCGCACGCCGACGGCCAGCGGCCGGTCCGCCGGGTCGGCGGTGGGCGAGGAGTTCAGCAGCGGGATGACGTCCGCGCCCTCGGCGGTGAACAGGGTGCCGGAGCGGTAGAAGCACGCCTCGGCGACGCCGGCCAGCACGTCCTCGGGCTCCAGGCGGCTCTCCGGCAGCGCGGCGCGCTCGGCCAGCACCCAGCGGGCGTTGCCCTGGTGGCGGCGGGTGGCGTCCTGCACGGTGAAGTGGTCCATGCCCACGCCGAAGCGGCCCAGCAGCGCGGCCAGGTTGGAGCCGTTGTCCTGCTCGGAGTCGGCCAGCAGCACCAGACCGCCGCCGGCGGCCACGTAGGCCTGCAGCACGTCCAGCTCGGCCGGGGTGAAGACCGGGGTCCCGACGCCGGTGGTGCGCTCGCGCGCCGGATCGGCCGGGTGCGCGATCACCAGCAGGTCGGAGCCGGCCAGCGACTCGGGGGTGAACGCCCCGCCCAGGTGCGCGGCGACGCTGTAGCCGCGCACGCGCAGCAGGTCGGCGGCATGCGTGTAGCCGGCGTCGGCCGGGTTCACCGGGTTCATGGCCAGGGCTCGGGCCGGATCGATGGTCCAGGCCTCGCTATGAGCCTCGTCGAACAGGACTCGCAGGATTCCCGTGTGCTGCCGCATGTGTCACCTCGCCGGGGTCGGGATGACGGAACTCGTGATCCGATCATCAGACGTGTTGTGGAAGAAATGATGTGCGACCAGTCTATCGAAGAAAATCCTTCGGACTCAATCCTTGATCGCAGGAGTTACTTGCGCGCGATCTGGGTATAGGGGCGCGCCGATGCTTCCGCCGGGGTCCCCGGCGGCCCGTGTCGGTGATGTGCGAAGGGGTTCGCGCACACAGGTGCGCCCCGGATCTCTCGGGGGAGATCCGGGGCGCGCGTATGCGGTTGGTGAGCTGGCGGGTCAGTCC encodes:
- a CDS encoding DUF6421 family protein encodes the protein MRQHTGILRVLFDEAHSEAWTIDPARALAMNPVNPADAGYTHAADLLRVRGYSVAAHLGGAFTPESLAGSDLLVIAHPADPARERTTGVGTPVFTPAELDVLQAYVAAGGGLVLLADSEQDNGSNLAALLGRFGVGMDHFTVQDATRRHQGNARWVLAERAALPESRLEPEDVLAGVAEACFYRSGTLFTAEGADVIPLLNSSPTADPADRPLAVGVRFGKGRVAVFADSDMFGDDSIADYDHRALWINAVTWASRRPRPAGADAEPHPVASSAAFGDLKAAIEELRPLQSKDGSIDFEAEGNERANAEALAERIGAAVQSLAPDFPHDADYLDAFGKDLLRWAEDGFGVPDFLDSLNAFHPAAQREDGREHLVVFPMYTQNGNLDRNFEALIIRTVWPDWIAELERDKYPNPQFVPIEFVAPDAFTAGYDTNSAVLFPETVAVRETPVFTWGAIMQDREAARFRMVTSAAASTLKMSLPPDAARLLEDQRLTQEVFVLWDLIHDRTHSHGDLPFDPFMIKQRMPYFLYSLEELRCDLTTFRAAVDMEREGTAGASHARLVQYTILFDRLFRFPITGGRVRNYDGLGGQLLFAYLHRHGLIHWTDNRLAVDWSRIADAVVELATEVETLYRDGIDRPKPAHWMAAYQLVSGYVAPHPNSVWAKGPAALPLDGPPKGLVDAVLPDEFPLSMFYEALNKKLKPVIEATRGVTG